Sequence from the Flavobacterium sp. J372 genome:
ATTTCATGCCACGGCTCGGTTTTTATCCAACAGCAGATTATACAGTTATTGTTACGCAAAGGCTGCCGCATGGCTAATGCGGGTGAATTTACCCTTCGTGCATTTTTGAACGGAAAGCTTGACCTGAGTCAGGCTGAAGCGGTTGCCGACCTTATTGCCAGCGATAACGAGGCTAGCCACCAAATAGCCATGCAGCAAATGCGCGGTGGTTTCAGTAGTGAGATTGCAAAATTGAGAGAAGAACTGTTGAATTTTGCATCGCTGATTGAGCTTGAACTTGATTTTGCCGAGGAAGATGTGGAGTTTGCCGACCGTACTCAATTTTATGATTTGCTGAACCGTATTGAGTTTGTCCTGAAGCGGTTAATTGATTCTTTTGCAGTAGGTAATGTGATTAAGAACGGGATACCCGTAGCAATTGTGGGCGAACCGAATGTGGGTAAGTCAACATTGCTGAATGCACTTTTGAATGAAGAGCGTGCCATTGTAAGCGACATTGCAGGTACAACACGCGACACTATTGAAGATGAGATTGTTATAGATGGCATAGGCTTCCGGTTTATTGATACCGCAGGTATTCGTGATACGCAGGATGTGGTGGAAAGCATCGGCATCAAAAAGACTTTTGAAAAGATGGAGCAGGCTCAGGTAGTTATCTATTTGATAAGCAGCGAGCAGTTTGCAGTTGCCAATTCACTTGATAACCTTAAGCTTGAAATTGAGAAGATTAAGAACCAGTACCCGCAAAAAGCGCTTGTGGTTATCGGTAACAAAAAGGATTTATATACTGATGAGCAGATTGAAGGCATAAAGTCTGAAATTCCGGAGACATTGCTGATATCTGCTAAAAATAAAGAAGGTATCGAGGAATTAAAAGCCAAACTGCTTTCATTTGTAAACACAGGCGCATTGCGCAATAATGAAACGATTGTAACTAACGCCAGGCATTATGACTCGCTCATTAAAGCTCTTGAAGAAATACAAAAAGTACAGGATGGTATGCAAACAGGCCTTTCGGCAGATCTTGTGGCAATTGATATTCGTCAGGCATTATACTATTTCGGAGAGATAACCGGACAGGTTACTAATGACGAGCTTCTTGGGAACATCTTTGCAAACTTCTGCATAGGGAAATAAAAAAACCGCCATGAAAATGGCGGTTTATTTTTGAAGTTACAAATTATTGCTTCTTAACAATCTTCAGCGTTTTAACGCTTTCACCTGATGTAACATTAACTATATAAGTTCCGTCAGCAAGGGCCGACATATCTACACTTGCTTCAGTAGCATTAACCGTTCTAGCCAGTACCTGCTGGCCAACCAGGTTGTACACAGTAACACTTGTAATGTCAGTTGTGTATGAAATTTTAAGCACATCTTTCACCGGGTTAGGGAAGTACCTGAACGAAGACGAATCAAACGAGCCGGAGCTCAATACAGCATCTACCGCTATATCATCAAGGTAAAGCAGGTTCTGCCCCAATGCCGAGTAAGCTTGGAAGCCGATGTAGTAAATACCTGTGGTAGCAGGAGTAAACTCTACAGAGCCATTATTAGGCGTGTTTCCGGTGATTGAAGGGTGATCACTTAGTTGTGTCATACTTGCAGCTGTTGCCTCTGTACCATAACCAACTTTCATCTTTTCAACATAAGTACCAGTTGTATTCGCCCCATATTTGTAAGTAAGCTTATACGTTTGTCCTGCTGTAAGGTTAATACCGCGGGTAAAGAACCAAGTGTCCGCTGCACCTGCATAAGTGTAGTTGTAGCTAAGGCCTTTGTTTGTAAACCCGCCACCGTTAAGTGCAGCGGTTTTCCATGTGTTGCCTGATCCGTTGTTGATCACCGTTGAGCATACAGGTACAGCCGGTACTACAGAAGATTCAAAATTTTCAGTAAAAGGCACGCTTGATGCTTCACAGTCTGTTGTAAATGTTGCGAATGCTGACCATTGGCTTAAATCACCATCGCCGCAATTTCCTCTTACCCATACATAGTACATTGTGCTTGATGCCAGGTCTGAAATGTTTGCAGAACTGGCACCCGCTGCTGCTGTACCTTGTGGTGTTACGTTGGCAGCCGGAGGTGTACTTACAGTATTGTAATAGTATTCAAAACCGCTAGCCGGTGTTCCT
This genomic interval carries:
- the mnmE gene encoding tRNA uridine-5-carboxymethylaminomethyl(34) synthesis GTPase MnmE produces the protein MIHQDTIVALATPSGAGAIALIRISGSDAITIASTVFKSISGKDITRQKSHTLHLGTIEDEGRVYDQVLLSIFKGTNSYTGENTVEISCHGSVFIQQQIIQLLLRKGCRMANAGEFTLRAFLNGKLDLSQAEAVADLIASDNEASHQIAMQQMRGGFSSEIAKLREELLNFASLIELELDFAEEDVEFADRTQFYDLLNRIEFVLKRLIDSFAVGNVIKNGIPVAIVGEPNVGKSTLLNALLNEERAIVSDIAGTTRDTIEDEIVIDGIGFRFIDTAGIRDTQDVVESIGIKKTFEKMEQAQVVIYLISSEQFAVANSLDNLKLEIEKIKNQYPQKALVVIGNKKDLYTDEQIEGIKSEIPETLLISAKNKEGIEELKAKLLSFVNTGALRNNETIVTNARHYDSLIKALEEIQKVQDGMQTGLSADLVAIDIRQALYYFGEITGQVTNDELLGNIFANFCIGK